From Cricetulus griseus strain 17A/GY chromosome 1 unlocalized genomic scaffold, alternate assembly CriGri-PICRH-1.0 chr1_0, whole genome shotgun sequence, a single genomic window includes:
- the Tmem60 gene encoding transmembrane protein 60, translating into MRMSLAQRVLLTWLFTLLFLIMLVLKLDEKAPWNWFLIFIPVWIFDTILLVMLIVKMAGRCKSGFDPRHGSHNIKKKAWYLIAMLLKLAFCLALCAKLEQFTTMNLSYVFIPLWALLAGALTELGYNVFFVRD; encoded by the coding sequence atgagaatgtcctTGGCTCAGAGAGTGCTCCTCACCTGGCTTTTCACATTGCTCTTCCTGATCATGTTGGTGTTGAAACTGGATGAGAAGGCACCTTGGAACTGGTTCCTCATATTTATTCCAGTCTGGATATTTGACACTATCCTCCTTGTCATGCTGATTGTGAAAATGGCTGGACGGTGTAAGTCTGGCTTTGACCCCCGACATGGATCAcacaatattaaaaagaaagcctggtacCTCATTGCAATGTTACTTAAGTTAGCCTTCTGCCTCGCACTGTGTGCGAAACTGGAACAGTTTACTACCATGAATCTTTCCTATGTTTTCATTCCTTTATGGGCCTTACTGGCTGGAGCTTTAACAGAACTTGGATATAATGTCTTTTTTGTGAGAGACTGA